A region of Oncorhynchus masou masou isolate Uvic2021 chromosome 29, UVic_Omas_1.1, whole genome shotgun sequence DNA encodes the following proteins:
- the LOC135520597 gene encoding glyceraldehyde-3-phosphate dehydrogenase: MVKVGVNGFGRIGRLVTRAAFHSKKGVEIVAINDPFIDLDYMVYMFKYDSTHGRFHGEVKAEGGKLVIDGHKITVFHERDPANIKWGDAGATYVVESTGVFTTIEKASTHLKGGAKRVVISAPSADAPMFVMGVNHEKYENSLKVVSNASCTTNCLAPLAKVIHDNYHIIEGLMSTVHAVTATQKTVDGPSGKLWRDGRGASQNIIPASTGAAKAVGKVIPELNGKITGMAFRVPTPNVSVVDLTVRLEKPASYDAIKKVVKAAADGPMKGILGYTEQQVVSSDFNGDTHSSIFDAGAGIALNDHFVKLVTWYDNEFGYSNRVIDLMAHMATKE, translated from the exons ATGGTGAAAGTAGGTGTCAATGG ATTCGGCCGCATCGGGCGTCTGGTGACCCGTGCTGCATTCCACTCCAAGAAGGGAGTTGAGATTGTTGCCATCAATGACCCTTTCATCGACCTGGACTACATG GTCTACATGTTCAAGTATGACTCCACCCACGGACGTTTCCACGGTGAGGTCAAGGCTGAGGGTGGCAAGCTGGTCATCGATGGACACAAAATCACTGTGTTCCACGA gaGAGACCCAGCTAACATCAAGTGGGGAGATGCTGGTGCCACCTATGTAGTTGAGTCAACAGGTGTTTTCACCACCATTGAGAAGGCCTCT acccATCTGAAGGGCGGTGCCAAGAGGGTTGTCATCTCTGCTCCCAGCGCTGATGCACCCATGTTCGTCATGGGCGTGAACCACGAGAAGTATGAGAACTCCCTCAAGGTTGTCAG CAATGCTTCATGCACAACCAACTGCCTGGCTCCCCTGGCCAAGGTCATCCACGATAACTACCACATCATTGAGGGTCTGATG agcacCGTTCACGCCGTCACCGCCACCCAGAAGACTGTTGATGGTCCTTCTGGGAAGCTGTGGAGGGATGGACGTGGTGCCAGCCAGAACATCATCCCTGCCTCCACCGGAGCAGCCAAGGCTGTCGGCAAGGTCATCCCCGAGCTGAACGG CAAGATCACTGGCATGGCCTTCCGTGTCCCCACCCCCAACGTCTCAGTGGTGGACCTGACCGTCCGTCTGGAGAAGCCT GCCAGCTACGACGCCATCAAGAAGGTTGTCAAGGCTGCTGCCGATGGACCCATGAAGGGAATTCTCGGCTACACGGAGCAACAGGTTGTCTCTTCAGACTTCAACGGCGACACCCACTCCTCCATCTTTGATGCCGGCGCTGGCATTGCTCTGAACGACCACTTCGTCAAGCTGGTCACATG gtaTGACAACGAGTTTGGCTACAGCAACCGCGTCATTGACCTGATGGCTCACATGGCCACCAAGGAGTAA